One Candidatus Omnitrophota bacterium DNA window includes the following coding sequences:
- a CDS encoding ABC transporter permease: MLKHVIRKLLGLIPTLIGITLISFFVIHLAPGKPTDIETSMNPKVSYEARLRLEKLYGLDKPLHVQYFDWLKRFVTFDFGRSYLDDRPVSEKIAERIPVTLLINFSAITLTLAIGVPLGVLSAVRRGKLSDKLSTIFVFIGFSAPEFWLALLAMNLFCISLAWLPVSGIVSLDFENFSLLGRILDVARHLALPVAISAFGGLAAISRYMRTEMIGIMGQDYIRTARAKGLSEKTVIYKHALKNALLPIITILGLSVPGLIGGSVIFESIFAIPGMGRLFYESVMARDYPVIMGVLSIGAILTLLGNFLADVAYSYADPRIKAPPEESLYERLYK; this comes from the coding sequence ATGCTGAAACATGTAATTCGGAAACTTTTGGGATTGATTCCGACGCTGATTGGGATTACGCTGATCTCGTTCTTCGTGATACATCTTGCGCCGGGAAAGCCGACGGATATCGAGACGAGTATGAATCCGAAGGTGTCGTATGAGGCGCGCTTGAGGCTCGAGAAGCTTTATGGGCTCGACAAGCCGCTGCATGTGCAATATTTTGATTGGCTCAAGCGGTTCGTGACGTTCGACTTCGGCCGCTCATATCTGGATGATAGGCCCGTATCCGAGAAGATCGCCGAGCGCATTCCGGTAACGCTGCTTATAAATTTTTCAGCGATTACACTGACTTTAGCTATAGGTGTTCCATTAGGTGTTCTATCCGCCGTAAGAAGAGGGAAGTTGTCCGATAAGCTCTCCACCATATTCGTATTTATAGGATTTTCCGCGCCCGAATTTTGGCTGGCTCTTCTTGCGATGAACTTATTCTGCATAAGTTTAGCATGGCTGCCTGTATCTGGCATAGTGTCCCTGGATTTTGAGAACTTCAGTCTGCTTGGCAGGATATTGGATGTAGCGAGACATCTTGCGCTGCCTGTTGCGATATCGGCATTTGGTGGCCTTGCCGCAATCTCGCGGTATATGCGCACAGAGATGATAGGAATAATGGGGCAAGACTATATAAGGACCGCCAGAGCCAAAGGGCTTAGCGAGAAAACCGTAATATATAAACACGCTTTGAAGAACGCGCTCTTACCTATAATAACGATACTCGGGCTTTCCGTCCCGGGCCTTATAGGCGGCAGCGTAATATTTGAATCTATATTCGCGATCCCGGGTATGGGCAGACTTTTTTATGAATCTGTCATGGCAAGGGATTACCCTGTGATAATGGGCGTGCTTTCGATAGGCGCTATCCTGACATTATTAGGAAATTTTCTGGCTGATGTCGCGTATTCTTACGCAGACCCAAGGATAAAAGCTCCTCCGGAAGAAAGCTTGTATGAGAGACTTTATAAATAA
- a CDS encoding dipeptide/oligopeptide/nickel ABC transporter ATP-binding protein translates to MMIRCEDVKKYFKGRAGVIKAVDGVSLEIEKGDTFGIVGESGCGKTTLGKMMLGILSPDSGNIVLGTDNVQVIFQDPYHSLDPKMKIFDILAEGLIVGRSDNIKQRVERILDLIKLPENALKKYPHQFSGGERQRIAIGRAVLTNPEFIVCDEPVSSLDVTIQFQILTLLKDVQKKFNITYLFISHDLRVVKFMCNKLAVMYAGKIIESGNVKDVYADPSQGYTKTLLSSAFYDTIKK, encoded by the coding sequence ATGATGATAAGATGTGAAGATGTAAAAAAATATTTTAAGGGCAGGGCCGGCGTTATAAAGGCCGTTGACGGAGTCTCTCTTGAGATAGAAAAGGGCGATACGTTCGGTATCGTGGGAGAATCCGGTTGCGGCAAGACCACTTTGGGTAAGATGATGCTGGGGATTTTAAGTCCGGATTCAGGCAATATTGTTCTCGGGACAGACAATGTGCAGGTTATATTTCAGGATCCGTATCATAGCCTTGATCCAAAGATGAAGATATTTGATATTCTGGCAGAGGGGCTGATAGTTGGGAGATCAGACAATATTAAGCAGCGCGTGGAAAGAATCCTTGATCTTATAAAGCTGCCTGAGAATGCGCTAAAGAAATACCCGCATCAATTTTCCGGAGGAGAACGCCAGAGGATAGCCATAGGCCGTGCCGTCTTAACCAATCCTGAGTTTATAGTATGCGATGAGCCTGTTTCGAGCCTCGATGTTACGATACAATTTCAGATATTGACCCTGCTTAAAGATGTCCAGAAAAAATTCAATATCACATATCTGTTCATAAGCCATGACCTTAGAGTGGTAAAATTTATGTGCAATAAACTGGCCGTAATGTACGCAGGCAAGATAATAGAATCCGGCAATGTAAAAGATGTGTATGCCGATCCATCGCAAGGCTATACTAAGACCTTGTTATCATCGGCTTTTTATGATACCATAAAAAAGTAA
- a CDS encoding ABC transporter permease — protein sequence MRDFINNKLAVVAAAFILLMVVSALFAPFIANHSPTVVDSKSVLTAPSKEHIFGTDRLGRDIFSRIVYGSRISLSIGFVAVGIAVLIGMVFGAVAGYYGGKLDNILMRLVDLMLCFPTIFLILAVIALLEPSIFNIMVIIGATGWMGVARLVRAQVLTLKERDFVSAAKVMGANDTWIIFKHLIPNAIGPVLVSATLGVGGAILIESALSFLGIGVQPPTPSWGNILMDGRSTLGVAWWLTVFPGLFILFTVLSYNILGEALRDHLEPRLKR from the coding sequence ATGAGAGACTTTATAAATAATAAACTGGCGGTTGTCGCGGCGGCATTCATTCTGTTAATGGTTGTTTCAGCCTTGTTTGCGCCATTCATAGCTAATCATAGCCCGACAGTGGTAGATTCTAAATCGGTCCTTACTGCTCCGTCTAAAGAGCATATATTCGGAACCGACCGGCTCGGTCGCGATATATTTTCGCGGATTGTTTATGGCTCGAGAATATCATTATCTATAGGCTTTGTAGCGGTCGGCATCGCCGTGCTGATAGGTATGGTCTTTGGAGCGGTAGCCGGTTATTACGGAGGGAAGCTGGATAATATACTGATGAGACTTGTGGACCTCATGCTCTGTTTCCCGACAATATTTCTAATACTTGCCGTAATAGCCTTACTTGAGCCGTCCATATTTAACATAATGGTCATCATAGGCGCGACTGGTTGGATGGGCGTAGCGCGGCTTGTCCGGGCGCAGGTATTAACGCTGAAAGAAAGAGATTTTGTTTCTGCCGCGAAAGTTATGGGCGCGAATGATACATGGATAATATTCAAACATCTTATTCCCAATGCCATAGGGCCTGTCTTAGTCAGCGCGACGCTCGGTGTGGGCGGCGCTATACTTATCGAATCAGCTTTAAGTTTTTTGGGTATAGGGGTGCAACCGCCGACTCCCAGCTGGGGGAATATACTGATGGATGGCCGCTCTACGCTTGGTGTGGCGTGGTGGCTTACGGTATTTCCGGGCCTATTCATATTATTTACCGTGCTGTCATATAATATTCTTGGAGAGGCGCTGCGGGATCATTTGGAGCCGAGGCTGAAGAGATGA
- a CDS encoding N-acetyltransferase, which translates to MIRKATVSDVKKIQKLVNYYAKRERMLPRSLNELYENIRDFFVYCEGNNIYGCCALHIDWEDLAEIKSLAVASSKSGKGIGAKLLAQCLRDARSLKVRKVFALTYIPEFFEKFGFSIVDKKELPHKIWSECIRCMYFPGCKEIAMAKEL; encoded by the coding sequence ATGATAAGAAAAGCTACGGTAAGTGACGTAAAGAAGATTCAAAAGCTGGTTAATTATTACGCTAAACGCGAACGAATGCTCCCCAGATCTCTCAATGAGCTTTATGAGAACATAAGGGACTTTTTCGTTTACTGCGAGGGTAATAATATATACGGATGCTGCGCGCTTCACATAGACTGGGAAGATCTCGCTGAAATCAAGAGCCTTGCCGTGGCAAGCTCAAAGTCTGGCAAAGGCATAGGCGCGAAACTTCTTGCCCAATGCCTTAGGGACGCAAGAAGCCTTAAGGTGCGCAAGGTATTTGCCCTCACATACATTCCTGAATTTTTTGAAAAATTCGGATTCAGCATAGTCGACAAAAAAGAATTGCCCCATAAGATATGGAGCGAGTGCATAAGGTGCATGTACTTTCCGGGCTGCAAAGAAATAGCGATGGCAAAGGAACTATAA
- a CDS encoding ABC transporter ATP-binding protein yields MNILEVMNLKTYFYTSQGILNAVDGVNFNIEKGKVFGIVGESGSGKTLTALSILKLVSFPGKVVDGQALFNGIDLLKTDEGSLKSIRGAKISFVFQEPSSSFNPVFTIGEQIIEAILAHKSMSKAEAKARGLEYLKKARIADYERVLNDYPHQLSGGTKQRAMIAMALVNSPELVILDEPTTALDVTTQAQILDMLDGIIHKENLSILFISHDFGVISRMCDDVGVMHKGKIVEVGPVREVLNNPKDAYTISLLSSVKALS; encoded by the coding sequence ATGAATATATTAGAAGTCATGAATCTTAAAACTTACTTTTATACATCGCAAGGCATACTTAATGCGGTAGATGGCGTAAATTTCAATATAGAAAAGGGCAAGGTCTTCGGCATTGTGGGAGAATCCGGCTCGGGTAAGACGCTGACAGCCCTGTCTATCCTAAAGTTAGTCTCTTTTCCGGGCAAAGTTGTCGATGGGCAAGCTCTATTTAATGGAATAGATTTATTGAAGACTGACGAAGGTTCGTTAAAGAGTATAAGGGGAGCGAAGATCTCTTTCGTTTTTCAGGAGCCATCGAGTTCATTTAATCCCGTATTTACGATCGGCGAGCAGATAATCGAAGCTATCCTTGCGCATAAAAGTATGAGTAAGGCAGAGGCTAAAGCCAGGGGGCTTGAATATTTGAAAAAAGCTCGAATAGCCGATTACGAAAGAGTGCTTAATGACTATCCTCACCAACTATCCGGCGGGACTAAGCAACGTGCCATGATAGCGATGGCGCTCGTTAATTCTCCGGAGCTGGTCATATTGGATGAGCCTACCACCGCGCTTGACGTAACCACGCAAGCTCAGATCCTTGATATGCTCGATGGCATAATCCATAAAGAAAATCTCTCCATTTTATTCATAAGCCATGATTTTGGCGTAATATCAAGGATGTGTGACGATGTGGGCGTAATGCATAAGGGTAAAATAGTTGAGGTAGGGCCCGTGAGAGAGGTTTTAAATAATCCTAAAGATGCATATACAATTTCACTGTTGAGTTCCGTAAAGGCGTTATCATGA
- a CDS encoding HD-GYP domain-containing protein has translation MENKAYKKSIKTEILSIVLLSVFIITAILGYLSFTFSKTRLNSMLSDSVKGIAATTASFIKPEDILLIRLYSDKIKERYMSTSSVTFSHIYEKMGEAAQPSAPDRLNDAIAAYIKYKDLLTNIKKMNKIDSPINVYVADNQELNLILTTENILLANAVYNLRPESKKALSENFAQSTGVYRDKDGTWISAYAPVPSVYSVRDKILVEINYKIDSYIARLRKELGIIVLICLAGFLITALMGYKLVTALVSAIQKLDKAAHELENENYYTPIDVKSDDEVGHLADTFEKLRVSIGEKIDELKLSIVREKRAHLESVVALTNAIEMRDPYTKEHLSRVVKYALLIAKELGLSKDEMIELKYACFLHDVGKIYIETELLNKKIKLDAGDMEEIKKHSERGAKIIEGIKFLEGVKSAVLYHQERYDGKGYPEGLKGDQIPPLARIVSVADAFDAMTSDRPYKPKMSFAEAMDEVEKHAGTQFDPKIARAFLKYRNSIEDIAKKHFESSD, from the coding sequence ATGGAAAATAAGGCTTATAAAAAAAGCATAAAGACAGAGATCTTGAGCATAGTCCTTCTTTCCGTTTTTATCATCACCGCCATACTGGGCTATCTTTCATTTACCTTCAGCAAAACCCGTCTTAACTCAATGTTGTCCGATTCGGTAAAGGGTATCGCGGCCACAACCGCGAGCTTCATAAAACCAGAAGACATTTTACTGATCCGCCTTTATTCAGACAAGATAAAAGAGCGGTATATGTCGACAAGTTCCGTAACTTTTTCCCATATTTATGAAAAGATGGGCGAGGCCGCGCAGCCGTCGGCGCCGGATCGTTTAAATGACGCTATAGCCGCGTATATAAAATATAAAGATCTCCTTACAAATATCAAGAAGATGAATAAAATAGACAGTCCTATAAATGTATACGTTGCCGACAACCAGGAATTAAACCTAATACTTACGACTGAAAATATATTATTGGCGAATGCCGTTTATAATCTAAGGCCGGAATCTAAAAAAGCGCTTTCGGAAAACTTCGCGCAATCGACAGGCGTTTATCGCGATAAGGACGGGACCTGGATATCTGCGTACGCGCCCGTTCCTTCCGTCTATTCTGTCCGGGACAAGATACTGGTCGAAATAAACTACAAGATAGACTCTTATATAGCAAGATTAAGGAAGGAATTGGGCATAATAGTCCTCATCTGCCTGGCAGGTTTTTTAATAACCGCTTTGATGGGATATAAACTTGTGACCGCGCTGGTATCGGCCATACAAAAACTTGATAAGGCCGCGCATGAACTTGAGAATGAAAATTACTACACTCCTATAGATGTAAAAAGTGATGATGAAGTTGGCCATCTGGCCGATACTTTCGAGAAGTTAAGGGTATCCATCGGAGAGAAGATAGATGAATTGAAGCTTTCTATAGTGCGCGAAAAGAGGGCGCATCTGGAGTCTGTGGTCGCGCTTACAAACGCTATCGAGATGAGAGACCCCTACACTAAAGAGCATCTTAGTAGAGTTGTAAAATACGCTCTGTTGATAGCGAAAGAGCTCGGCCTTAGTAAGGACGAAATGATTGAATTGAAATACGCCTGTTTTCTCCACGATGTAGGCAAAATTTATATCGAAACAGAACTTCTTAACAAGAAGATAAAGCTGGATGCCGGTGATATGGAGGAGATAAAGAAACATTCCGAAAGAGGCGCCAAAATAATAGAAGGCATAAAGTTTCTTGAGGGAGTCAAGTCCGCGGTGCTGTACCATCAGGAGCGCTATGACGGAAAAGGCTACCCGGAGGGGCTCAAAGGCGACCAGATACCGCCTTTAGCAAGGATAGTGTCTGTGGCGGATGCTTTTGACGCCATGACAAGCGATAGGCCGTATAAGCCCAAGATGAGCTTCGCCGAAGCTATGGATGAAGTAGAGAAACACGCCGGGACGCAGTTTGACCCTAAGATAGCCAGGGCATTTTTAAAGTACAGGAATAGCATAGAAGACATAGCGAAGAAGCATTTCGAATCCTCCGATTAA
- the leuC gene encoding 3-isopropylmalate dehydratase large subunit, which translates to MGYTITEKILLKHTKAKDIHPGEFIKAKIDFCLGNDITAPLAIEEFQRLGYKEVFDKKRIALVPDHFAPAKDMKSANQCKVMANFAKKYGIKNYFEIGKMGIEHVLLPEMGLVLPGDLVIGADSHTCTYGALGAFSTGIGSTDLAAAFATGECWFKVPESIKFVFSGRLSKWVGGKDLILHIIGKIGVDGALYKSMEFCGPVIEELPMDDRLSMCNMAIEAGGKNGIIAPDKITKKFVKNSIALGKKHGISRQTVGRFYSSDPDAKYSTVYEYDARKLEPLVACPNLPSNVKPVSALKDVGIDQVVIGSCTNGRISDLRIAAKILRGKKAKSNIRLIVIPGSQHVYLEAVREGLAKIFIESGGVFSTPTCGPCLGGHVGILAAGEKAISTTNRNFIGRMGDPTSQVFLSNPAVAAASAIKGRIAHPEEVL; encoded by the coding sequence ATGGGTTATACAATAACTGAAAAGATTCTATTAAAGCATACAAAGGCGAAAGATATCCATCCGGGAGAGTTTATAAAAGCCAAGATAGATTTTTGTCTCGGTAACGATATAACGGCGCCTCTGGCCATAGAAGAGTTCCAGCGCCTTGGGTATAAGGAAGTATTTGACAAAAAGAGAATAGCTTTAGTGCCGGACCATTTTGCTCCCGCCAAAGATATGAAGAGCGCCAACCAGTGCAAGGTCATGGCCAATTTTGCTAAAAAATACGGGATAAAAAATTATTTTGAAATAGGGAAGATGGGCATAGAGCATGTGTTGCTTCCCGAGATGGGGCTTGTTCTGCCGGGCGACCTTGTAATAGGAGCCGATTCCCATACATGCACTTACGGCGCGCTTGGCGCTTTTTCTACAGGTATTGGCTCTACGGATCTCGCGGCGGCGTTTGCTACGGGCGAGTGCTGGTTTAAAGTTCCGGAATCGATAAAATTTGTATTTTCAGGCAGGCTGAGCAAGTGGGTGGGCGGCAAGGATCTGATATTGCACATTATAGGCAAGATAGGCGTCGATGGCGCGTTATATAAGTCGATGGAGTTCTGCGGGCCTGTGATAGAAGAGTTACCCATGGACGACAGGCTGTCGATGTGCAACATGGCGATAGAAGCGGGCGGCAAGAACGGTATAATAGCCCCCGATAAAATAACTAAAAAATTTGTTAAGAATTCCATCGCGCTCGGTAAGAAACATGGCATATCCAGGCAAACCGTGGGTAGATTTTATTCCAGTGACCCTGACGCCAAATATTCCACCGTATATGAATATGATGCGCGCAAACTCGAGCCTTTAGTGGCCTGCCCGAACTTGCCAAGCAACGTAAAGCCGGTAAGCGCGTTAAAAGATGTGGGCATAGATCAGGTAGTCATAGGTTCGTGCACAAATGGCCGGATCTCCGATTTAAGGATCGCCGCAAAGATATTGCGCGGCAAGAAGGCAAAATCGAATATAAGGCTTATAGTAATACCGGGAAGCCAGCACGTATATTTGGAGGCTGTCAGGGAAGGCCTGGCAAAGATATTTATTGAGTCGGGCGGAGTGTTTTCGACTCCCACATGCGGGCCATGTCTTGGCGGGCATGTCGGGATTCTTGCTGCGGGCGAGAAGGCGATATCCACGACAAACAGGAATTTTATCGGCAGGATGGGAGACCCGACGAGCCAGGTGTTCCTTTCTAATCCTGCTGTTGCGGCCGCCAGCGCGATTAAGGGGCGGATCGCTCATCCGGAAGAGGTATTATAA
- the tpiA gene encoding triose-phosphate isomerase: MRKIIIAGNWKMNKNIGESIDLANSIKRSVYDIEEVEMVVCPPYTSLSDVREVLMDTNIKLGAQDCYWEREGAFTGEVSAPMLKDVGCEYVIIGHSERRQFFGETNETVNKKAKALLKEGLKPIVCVGEKLEERKSGKTFDVIKDHVANSLTGLTKDEMLKTVIAYEPVWAIGTGVNATKEQAQEVHQYIRKLLKEIFGEEVAKAVRIQYGGSVKPDNIKELISQEDVDGALVGGASLKADSFIQLVKNCL; encoded by the coding sequence ATGAGAAAGATAATAATAGCAGGCAACTGGAAGATGAATAAGAATATAGGCGAGTCGATAGATCTTGCCAATTCTATAAAACGCTCTGTCTATGATATAGAAGAGGTGGAGATGGTTGTATGCCCGCCTTATACTTCGTTAAGCGACGTCAGGGAAGTCCTGATGGATACAAATATAAAACTGGGCGCCCAGGATTGCTACTGGGAAAGGGAAGGCGCTTTCACGGGTGAGGTTTCGGCGCCGATGCTTAAAGATGTGGGCTGTGAATATGTTATTATAGGCCACTCGGAACGCAGGCAATTCTTCGGCGAGACGAACGAGACAGTAAATAAAAAGGCAAAAGCTCTTTTAAAAGAAGGGTTGAAACCGATAGTTTGCGTGGGAGAGAAGCTTGAAGAAAGAAAGAGCGGCAAGACATTCGATGTTATAAAAGACCACGTAGCTAATTCTCTCACAGGCCTTACCAAAGATGAAATGCTAAAGACCGTAATCGCTTATGAGCCTGTATGGGCTATAGGCACTGGTGTGAATGCCACTAAAGAGCAGGCGCAGGAAGTCCATCAATATATAAGAAAGTTATTGAAAGAGATCTTTGGAGAAGAGGTGGCGAAGGCCGTGAGGATACAGTATGGCGGCAGCGTAAAGCCGGATAATATAAAAGAGTTGATATCGCAGGAAGATGTTGACGGCGCGCTTGTAGGTGGAGCAAGCCTAAAAGCCGATTCGTTCATTCAGTTAGTGAAAAATTGCTTATAA
- the secG gene encoding preprotein translocase subunit SecG produces the protein MLYGLIITVHIIVSLILIAVILLQAGRGGGLSESFGGSQTQTILGTKSSVFLKRATAVSAVLYILVCLLLGVMTSHRGRSLVAKGGGLMPPATTSGSYPQPLADDSPLMDY, from the coding sequence ATGCTCTACGGGTTGATTATCACGGTACATATAATAGTTTCGCTTATTCTTATAGCCGTAATACTGCTGCAGGCAGGCCGCGGCGGAGGATTGAGCGAGTCTTTTGGCGGAAGCCAGACGCAGACGATACTCGGAACGAAGTCATCGGTGTTTTTAAAGCGAGCGACAGCTGTTTCCGCGGTGCTCTACATACTGGTATGCCTGCTTTTAGGTGTAATGACGAGCCATAGGGGCAGGTCATTGGTAGCTAAAGGCGGAGGATTAATGCCGCCTGCCACGACGAGCGGGTCTTATCCTCAACCGCTTGCAGATGATTCGCCGCTGATGGATTATTAA
- a CDS encoding peptide-binding protein, whose amino-acid sequence MPIYRKIPLLTAAVFFLLLTHSAPGGENYPPGADNGTAYGDAIIVASSGDARTLVPILASDSTSSDICGKVFNGLVKYDKNVNIVGSLAEKWDIEDEGKIIIFYLKKGVFWHDGAPFTARDVEFTYKKLIDPSVKTPYSGDFERIKDFVVIDDHTIKIEYKEPFAPALSSWGMWIMPKHILEKEDLNKTKFSRAPIGTGPYKFKIWKTGEKIELVSNHSYFEGRPYIDRYIVRIIPDEATTFLELQTQGVDMSHLTPLQYIRQTDNNFFKDHYNKFKYPSFGFTYMGYNLSEPKFQDIRVRRAINYAVNKKEMIDTIYFGLARVITGPFIPDAWAYNRDVKSPEYDPARARVLLKEAGWVDSDGDGLVEKDGNIFEFTVLVNQGNAERLRCAELMQGYLKDAGILMKIRVLEWSSMINEFIIKKRFEAVLMGWFLSQDPDCYDIWHSSKTREGEFNFIGYKNERVDKLLEEGRRTFNQAKRAEIYHEIHRLIYEDQPYLFLFSSDTLPIVNSRFKNVESSPIGIGYNFIEWYVPKSEQRYR is encoded by the coding sequence ATGCCTATTTATAGAAAAATACCGCTGTTAACCGCAGCGGTATTTTTTTTACTCTTAACCCATTCCGCACCGGGAGGGGAAAATTACCCTCCCGGTGCGGATAACGGTACGGCGTACGGTGACGCGATAATCGTCGCATCCAGCGGTGACGCGCGTACTCTCGTGCCTATTCTCGCCTCCGACTCAACCTCAAGCGACATATGCGGCAAGGTATTTAACGGCCTGGTAAAATATGATAAAAATGTGAATATTGTCGGTAGTCTTGCCGAGAAATGGGATATAGAGGACGAAGGCAAAATAATAATATTTTATCTGAAAAAAGGCGTCTTTTGGCACGATGGTGCTCCATTTACCGCGCGCGATGTAGAGTTTACGTATAAAAAACTTATCGACCCTTCGGTAAAAACCCCTTACAGCGGAGATTTTGAGCGGATAAAGGATTTTGTTGTTATAGATGATCACACAATAAAGATTGAATATAAAGAGCCGTTCGCTCCGGCCCTTTCGAGCTGGGGCATGTGGATAATGCCCAAACATATTCTGGAAAAGGAAGACCTCAATAAAACAAAATTTTCCCGCGCGCCCATAGGTACGGGCCCGTATAAATTTAAGATCTGGAAAACGGGTGAGAAGATAGAATTAGTATCAAATCACAGCTATTTTGAGGGTCGGCCTTACATAGATAGATATATAGTGCGCATAATTCCTGATGAGGCGACAACATTTCTGGAGCTGCAAACTCAAGGAGTCGACATGTCGCATCTTACGCCGCTTCAATATATACGCCAGACAGATAATAATTTTTTCAAAGACCACTATAATAAATTTAAGTATCCCAGTTTTGGGTTTACCTATATGGGATATAATCTCTCCGAGCCAAAATTTCAGGATATAAGAGTCAGGAGAGCGATAAATTACGCTGTGAACAAAAAAGAGATGATCGATACCATATATTTTGGGCTCGCGAGAGTGATAACAGGGCCGTTTATACCCGATGCATGGGCCTATAATAGGGATGTTAAATCTCCCGAATACGATCCCGCGCGGGCAAGGGTACTTTTGAAAGAAGCGGGATGGGTAGATTCGGATGGCGATGGATTAGTGGAAAAAGACGGAAATATATTCGAATTCACGGTCCTGGTAAATCAGGGCAATGCCGAACGCTTGCGCTGCGCAGAACTTATGCAGGGGTATCTTAAAGATGCCGGCATTTTAATGAAGATACGTGTCCTTGAATGGTCGAGCATGATAAATGAGTTTATCATCAAGAAGCGGTTTGAGGCGGTGCTCATGGGATGGTTCCTCTCGCAGGATCCCGATTGCTACGACATATGGCACTCGTCAAAGACGCGCGAGGGCGAGTTCAATTTTATCGGGTACAAGAATGAGCGGGTCGATAAATTATTGGAAGAGGGCAGACGCACGTTTAATCAGGCAAAGCGTGCCGAGATTTATCACGAGATACACAGGCTCATATATGAGGATCAGCCGTACTTATTTTTATTTTCATCCGATACATTACCGATTGTCAATTCACGTTTCAAAAATGTAGAATCATCACCCATCGGTATCGGCTACAATTTCATCGAGTGGTACGTGCCGAAAAGTGAACAAAGATACAGATAG
- a CDS encoding phosphoglycerate kinase — MAKKTIKDVDLKGKRVLMRVDFNVPLDDKLNITDDIRIRAVLPTIKYALEKGAKVVLMSHLGRPEGSVVDSMRLTPVAKRLEELFGKRIVKTDDCIGDAAKKAVGAMKTGDVVLLENLRFHAEEEKDDPAFAKELASMGDIFVNDAFGTAHRAHASTEGVTKYLPSVAGFLLGKEIEYLGGAVDNPKRPFVAILGGAKVKDKIKVIDNLLNKVDALIIGGGMAYTFLKAKGKTIGTSKLDKDGFETAKVALGKAVKKNIPILLPIDNIIADKFDANANTKLVGEDIPDGWMGLDIGPKTIKLFEDTLKNAKTIVWNGPMGVFEMDKFAKGTEEIAKFLAGLKGATTVIGGGDTAAAMSKFKVEDKMTHISTGGGASLEYLEGRGLPGIDALQDGQSGR, encoded by the coding sequence ATGGCGAAGAAGACTATCAAAGACGTAGACTTGAAAGGTAAGCGTGTATTGATGAGGGTGGATTTTAATGTCCCTCTCGATGATAAGTTAAATATAACCGATGATATAAGGATACGCGCGGTCTTACCGACAATAAAATATGCTCTTGAGAAAGGCGCCAAGGTGGTTCTGATGAGTCACCTCGGAAGGCCGGAGGGCTCGGTAGTCGATTCCATGCGCCTTACGCCTGTCGCCAAAAGGCTTGAAGAGCTTTTTGGTAAAAGGATAGTAAAGACCGACGACTGTATAGGCGATGCGGCCAAAAAGGCTGTCGGCGCAATGAAGACAGGCGATGTGGTTCTTCTGGAAAACTTGAGGTTTCATGCCGAGGAAGAGAAGGACGATCCCGCGTTTGCCAAAGAATTAGCGAGCATGGGTGATATATTTGTGAACGATGCTTTTGGCACGGCTCACAGAGCGCACGCGTCTACGGAAGGCGTGACAAAGTATCTGCCTTCCGTTGCCGGATTTCTGCTTGGAAAAGAGATAGAATATTTGGGCGGCGCGGTAGATAATCCGAAAAGGCCGTTTGTTGCTATATTGGGTGGCGCGAAAGTTAAGGACAAGATAAAGGTTATAGACAATCTTCTGAATAAAGTAGACGCGCTTATAATAGGCGGCGGTATGGCTTATACATTTCTGAAGGCCAAAGGCAAGACTATAGGCACCTCGAAACTCGATAAAGACGGTTTCGAGACAGCAAAAGTTGCTTTAGGCAAGGCCGTGAAGAAGAATATACCCATCCTTCTTCCCATAGACAATATTATCGCGGACAAGTTCGACGCCAATGCCAACACCAAGTTGGTTGGTGAGGATATCCCGGATGGGTGGATGGGCCTGGACATAGGCCCTAAGACTATCAAATTGTTTGAGGATACCCTGAAGAACGCGAAGACCATTGTTTGGAACGGCCCTATGGGCGTATTTGAGATGGATAAGTTTGCCAAAGGCACGGAAGAGATAGCGAAATTCCTTGCCGGCCTAAAAGGCGCGACAACGGTTATAGGCGGAGGAGACACAGCGGCCGCTATGTCAAAATTCAAAGTTGAAGATAAGATGACGCATATTTCCACGGGCGGCGGAGCTTCATTGGAGTATCTTGAAGGGCGCGGCCTGCCGGGAATAGACGCATTACAGGACGGGCAGTCAGGCAGGTAA